From Phalacrocorax aristotelis unplaced genomic scaffold, bGulAri2.1 scaffold_286, whole genome shotgun sequence:
TGCGTTGGGCTCCCAGTATGACCATCCCATGGGGTTGCGACAGTACTGGTGTGACTGGGCTGGGTGGTGGCACCCATGTGCTGAGCCCGCAGGAGCACCGTGAGGCCACCGGCCCGGCGTCGCAGGTGCTGAAACCGTCTCCTCCCGGTAGAACCGTGGCTGTTTGTCCACCGTTTGGGTCGTCTGTCCTTCTGGCTGAGGGAAGGAGCGgccatgacaaaaaaaaaaacgggGTTGAAAACCCCAATTTTGGGGGTGTTGCGTGTTTTTTTGGTGAACGGCCCGGAAATCCGGGCTCTTCTTCACCTCGGGTTGTCCCGAAGAGGCCCCGCGTCCACCGGGGAACGTCACCGCCCTCCTTTCTCCCCCGTCCCCTCGCCCAGCTCCATCCCCATCCGCATGGGCGACCACAGCCTGAAGACCAAGGAAGGAACGGAGCAGTGCGTCAACTCGGCCAAGGCCTTCATCCACCCCAACTACGACCCCACCACCCATGACGGTGACATCATGCTGCTGAAGCTCCAGAAGCCGGTCCGCTTCACCGACTACATCCGGCCCGTGGCGCTCCCCAGGCGTTGTCCCCCCCCCAACAGCGAGTGCGTCGTCTCAGGCTGGGGTAGCACCAGCAGCCCCGAAGGTAGGTGGGAAGAGGTCCtcgtgctggggtgggggtggtgggaggcagggcggggggcgcgTCAAGGTACTTGGGGACATCGCGGGGGCTTTGGGACATCTCATCATCTTGGGGACTTCTCAGTGCCTTG
This genomic window contains:
- the LOC142051223 gene encoding kallikrein-14-like; the encoded protein is MERLLPLLLLATAAVGDENRIVGGQSCQKKRHPYQVVLLGPQKNIHCGGVLIDKMWVLTAAHCDTKSSIPIRMGDHSLKTKEGTEQCVNSAKAFIHPNYDPTTHDGDIMLLKLQKPVRFTDYIRPVALPRRCPPPNSECVVSGWGSTSSPEGRWEEVLVLG